In the Pan paniscus chromosome 19, NHGRI_mPanPan1-v2.0_pri, whole genome shotgun sequence genome, ccatcctggggaccgtggtgaaaccccgtctctactaaaaatacaaaaagtatctgggcatggtggtgctgcctgtagtcccagctactccggaggctgaggcaggagaatcacttgaacccgggaggcggaggttgcagtgagccgagatcatgccactgtacttcagcctgggcgacagagcaagactctatctcaaaaacaaaaaacaaaaagaaaaaaaaaaacagaaaaaaagaaaagaaagcaagcccTGTTGAGGGGGAGGGGCAGTGTTGAAAAGTTAGCCATTGTGGATCTGAGGAAATCCTGCCGCTGTGGGCTCACACCTGCTGTGCTGAGTGGGTTAGGGGTCACCCCAGAGATGCCTCACATCTGGGAACCCAGCCCTCTCTGCCCCCACTACCTCAGGCTTTTCAAGAACAGACCCACTCAGAGTTAATGGTGGGTACCAGCTTTGCAGGGAGACAGAATAGGGGCCACTGCCAACTCCATCGCTTAATGTTAATATTAACAGCAATAGTAGCAACAGAACCGACTGGAGAAGGCTTTCTGTTTGGTGGGCACCACGGAAGCACCAACATGCATGGTTGAATCCTCACAGTAGCTCAGAGAGGCTCTCCCAGGCTGTGTGCCCTCAGGCAAATTAGCCCCTTGGAGCTTTAGTTTCCCTCTCTAAAAGGGAGGTGAAAAGAAACTCTATCTCATAGGGCTGTTGTGTGGATTCAGTGGGAAGATGCCCATGAGTGTTTGGCACCCAGCGGGGCTCCAGCAATGGCAGCTGTTATTTAGTTTGCAGGAGCCCAGGATCCCAAGTGTCAGAGGCAAGCAGAGCTAGGAGTTGAGGAGAGGGATGCAAGGGCTGAACCATTTGGGGCAAATCCTAATTCTGGGAATGGAAGTCCTGACTGAGGGGCAATAGGGACCCGCATCCTCAATGCCCAGAGCAGACACATCATGGCCCTTCCCACACGGGATTAGTCCTGAGGCTTAGCTtctctccaggcagagggaggggagaaCGGCAAAGGGCCCCACCCACTGTGCCTTCAGAGTGGAAGCATGTCagccccctccaccctcacccccacctcctgCCTGTAGCAGGAGCCATGCCATTCTCTGGAGAGAGATGTGGGCAGGTGGAGGCGTgaggacaaaaacaaaagtgGCTGGAAGAGGAGCCCAGAATAAAGACCGGATTCTGCCATCATCTTGTCCTATGGGGTGGGGGACTCTACCTGCTCAGGGGGCGGGGGCATGCTCTCCAGGCTCTGCACCCTCGCCTGCACCTCCTGCATGCTCTCCTGTAGTGCTCGAACTGTCCCCAGCAGCCACACGTCCAACTCCTGGGGCCCCGGCGGGCTGCCCCGCAACCCCTCTGCGGAGCACAGACACACAGGGAAGGGGGCTCAGGAGGCAATTCAGCtctgggcagggtgggggcaggctGGGGCAAGCCCAGGAAAGTGTAGGAGTGGAACCCAATCGCTGTACCAAGTGTGATTCTTGCAAAGTCCATCTATGTAGCTGAGTAATGGGCTGCTATGGGTTTAATCCCAGCATGGCCGCTTATGACGCAGATCAAgtcattaccttttttttttttttttttttttagacagtcttgctctgtcgcccaggctggagtgcagtggcacaatgacctcggctcactgcaacctccgcctcctggattcaagcgattctcctgcctcagcctcccgaatacctgggattataggtgcccaccacacccggctaatatttgtatttttaatacagacagggtttcaccatgttggccaggctggtctcaaactcctgacctcaggtgatctgcctgccttggcctcccaaagtgctgggattacaggcgtgagccatcgtgcccggccaaagTCATTAACTTCTCTGGGCATCATTTTGTCATCTAAAAATTAGGAGAAGATGTCATTTCTCTCACAGGGCTGCTTGCTcagaggaaaaaaggagaaacttTTCAAAATGTCCACACAGGACCTGACACACAACAGGAGTTCTAGAAGGGAAGAGGGCAGAACTCATTGTCTTCTGAGATTTCCAAACGGGGGAGTCCAGAGAATATGGATGACTTCCCGAGGCTGTGCAGCTGTAGGTGGGAGAACTGGGCTAGGACTCCCATCCCGCTGGCCTTACTCAGCACCTGCAGAGTAAGCACCCAGACTCCTGGGTGCTctttggggagaggagggagggcgGGGACTTTGCCCATCCAGGCAGGTATCTGGCTGGTTGGCAGCCCTTCCTGGACAGAGGCTTCTCGCTCAGTGCCCAGCAATGGACTTTCAACTCTGCCCTAGGAAGGCAGCCAAGAGAAAGCCTGGGGTGCCAGGACCACGGGAAAGGGCAGAAGTGGGTGAGAGGTTGGGTAGGAGCTCACCTTTCTTTGTGGGGGGCACGGGGCTGTTCCTGGGATCACGCTTTCCTCCAGATGCTGTCCGCTGCTCTGTCCAAACCTGCTGAGATGAGTCAGAGAGCtgagggtgggagtgggagcACAGTGGGGTGGGAAAAGGGGGGAATGGGGACTGGGCTCACCAGCTCAGGCTCCAGCTGCTCCAGGGAATCACAGAAAACCTCGGAGTCCAGGTCCCTGGGTGAATGGGACTCTGTGGAGGGGTTGGTAGAGTTACTGCCCAGAGGGAAGCTGTGGAGGGAGAGCAGGAGTGTGCACTGGGCAGAAGCACCTGTTTAGGAGACACTAGAGATACGAGGCACTAGAGATATCAACACCTGAGGCACAGATGGGCGCCAGAAGCAAGGCCCTGGAACAGGAATCCTAGACCCCGGTCCCCACCTTTGGGAGCACAGGAAGTCTCAGTGTCTGTGGAGGGCACAGCGTGGCATCCAGCCTTCTCCCCTCCAGCCCTCCCCCAGCCTGAGTTTGGTCCACCCCTCCTGCTCAAGCACTAACCTGGGCTTGGGGGTGCCAGTTCcttggggaggcagggaggctctGAAACAGCCCCAACATCTCCATTCACAACCTGCTCTTTCCAACCTGCCAAGACACAGCACCCAGAGGTGGGCCTGGGGAGAGGCTGGCACCTCCCAGTGTGATCAAGCCCCTACTCGTGATGAGCCATGGATGCTGCCTGGGATCCACCTCTCGGGGGCTTGGGGGTCCTAACAGGGATGTCGCCTGGAGCCCTCTGCccccagcccacctcagcctagaccTAAGACGGTTCACTCAGCACTTTTGGAGCTCCCAGCCTGGGAGTCTGACCTGTGACCCTTCTCAGGAAGGTCTCTGGGGGCCTCGGCATGTCAGGGATCACCTGGTACAGGGGCTCGAAGTAACCAAACATGTCCTCTGCCACCTCACCCAGGGGCACTGTGTCGATCACCTGTAGGGGAGGGGGTCTGTTGGGGACGGAGTGGCCTCCTGTCCCTTCCACCCTGCTCCTGCCCTGTCACACACCTCCACCCTGTGCCCAGTCAGGGGCCAAAGATAGGCAGGGCTGGGGGTAACATGAAGGTGGTGATTCCCATGAGGGGTTCCATGTGTAGGAAATGTAGTGGGGGTCAGAACTGGAAGGGTGAGGCCACCTGGCCAGGAGCCTGGGGACAGAGAACCTGCAGCCCTTACCTTCTGTGCCACCAGTTTCATTTCAGTGACGTAGGCAGACATGGCCTCCTCCCTGCTCATCTTGCCCAGACTGTTCCAGGCGTCCCTGGGGGCAGAGGGCTGTGAGAGGGCTGCTTGACAGCTGAGGCTTGTTTGCCCAGCCAGCAGGGAGCTCACCACTTATATCGTCCAATGGGGTCCCAGAACCCGGGCCGGGGGACCAGGCAGGGCCCCATGGTGGCCTGCTTGTAGTAACTGTAGAATCGCAGCATCTCTTCATAGGAGGGGCGGTAAGAACCTGGGCAGAGAGTTGGGAAGCCAGGGCAAAGCATCACTCCCAGCTCCAAGGGGCGGAGGGGCAGGAGAACCCTGCTtggaaagggcagaggtgggGATGAGTCCCACCCAGGGCATCTGGACTAGGATAGGAAGCGGAGGGAACCCCCAGGACAGCCCAGGCAGGGGCTTGTCTGCAAAAACTGCAGTGATCAGGACCATTCTTTCTTCAGAGTCAGACCCCAGGCGTCCTGAATGCGAGTCCAAATGCGAGTCCCCGCAGCCTCACCGTTCTTGGGCAGGTTCTGGATgacgctcactgcagcctggaactgtTTCTGGCAGTCGGGCTCTGGGCTTTCTTTCTCGGTGCCCATGCTGCTGCGAGCCCTGGGGCCCTACTTTTGAGCGACTCTGCAAGAAGCAGCCTTCGTGTGAGGGGGCCTCCAGGGTCCCCCCGGCACCATAAGCCAAGGATTCACTTCCCAGAGGGGCAAACTAAGCTCTTTAGAGGCCTCAGACACCCTGGGAGGTCAGAAGTTGTGGTTGAGGAGCCTCCTTTTCCTACCTCAAGGCAGTGTGGTGGGGTCAGGGTCGCCAGGTGGCGAGGCAGGTGGCGAGGGCCTCAGTGCCAGATGTGTCCGTCCCCAGATGCGCCTCCTTTAGGTGCACATCTCCAACTCCCGAACAGGTGGAGAAGCAAGAGAGGAGGACTCAGGGCGGGGCGAACAGTCTCCCACCCTGGCCGCCTGCACCTTGGCCCAGCGTGTGCCCCGCGGCGCCCACTGCCAGGACACCTGGGTCCTCTCTCGCCACCACCCCGCGGCTTCCTACTGACCCCGGGGTCCAGCAGGGCCGGGATGGCGACGCAGATCGAGGGGGGGAATTTAGGCCAATGAGAGAGCCTGTTTCACATTCGGCTTACCTACCTCAACCATTCAGCACGGCTCTTTCAAGATCATGCAAATAGTTTCTCAGAGCCTTTCCCAATCAGGCGGGGCTTAATCGAAGGGTCGGACTTCCCAGCCCGGGATGGCCAAGGCGGGCGGCAGCGCCCCCTGGTGCACATAGTGAAAGGTCGTGGCGTCCTAGCGCCCCCTGGTGGAAATCCGCATCTGTTCGCTGATATCCAGGCCTGGCCGATCCGAGGCAACCCACTCAGCTCTCTAGACACTTAGCCACTGGGGATTAAAAAAAGTCATGTCCTGTGGTCAGGTGTTCTAGAGGAAGGACATCACAGCTCACTTTTGGAAgatggtcgggcacggtggctcatgcctgtaatcccagaactttgggaggccaaggcgggcggatcacctgaggtcaggagttcgagaccagccgggccaacatagtgaaacccccgtctctactaaaaatacacaaattagccgggcgtggtggcgcgcgcctgtaatcccagctacacgggaggctgaggcaggagaatcgcttgaacccgggaggtggagattgcagtgagccaagattgccccactgcactccagcctgggcgagagtgagactccatctcaaaaaaaaaaaaaaaaaaaaaagagtaagcaaAATGGACATcgcagaatgatggttaccagaggctgggaagggtactgGGGAGGGGGGggaaatgggtacaaaaatacagttagaatgaATGAGATCCAGTGTTCGGTAGCACAATACAACGATTATAGTtaccaataatttattgtatctttttattttgtttattttattttacttatttatttttttgagacggagtctcgctctctcccgggctggagtgcagtggcgtgatctcggctcactgcaagctccgcctcccgggttcacgccattctcctgcctcagcctcccgagcaactgggattacaggcgcccgccaccacgcccagctaattttttgtattttttaggagagacggggtttcaccatattagccaggatggtctcgatctcctgacctcgtgatccgccgacctcggcctcccaaagtgctgggattacaggcgtgagccaccgcgcccggcctattgtaggtctttttaaattaattattttaaaaacaatttttgtagaggcagaagtctcattatgttgcccaggctggtcttcattcaatacctggcctcaagtgatcctcccacctctgcctcccaaagtgctgggattacaggcgttagccaccgcatccggccaatttattgtatatttcaaaataactgggCGGGaagtggtggctcaggcctgtagtcccaacactttgggaggccaaggcaagagaattgctttgaggctgcagtgagctatgatcatgccactgcactccaccctgggcaaccaagtagtgagaccttgtctctaataaacaaataaaatacaaatacaaataactaaaagcggaattggaatgttcctaatacaaaggaatgataaatgcttgaggtgatggttacttcaattaccttgatttgatcattacacattttatacctgtatcaaaacattacatgCCTCTCCATAATTCTCTGCAACTATTAAGTGTCcataacaattaaaagaaatgtagACTTAGCCTATCCAACAACAAGAATAACAAAAGGGTAAACCAGGAGAATAAGGAAGGTTGTTTCTGGAGGAAGGAACGGCAGGATCAAAAGCACAAAGGCGAAGACGATAATCAAGAAGAAAATTCAGGACCCCAGAGTGGCGTAGGGACCCAAGCCAGTGTGCAGAATCTCTGGGCCTGGGAGATCTGAGGATGGGGTAGAGCAGGGCAAGTAGGTGGCAAATCCAGGCCCTGAGCACTAGCCTCTGTGTAGGATGCCACGCCGCTGGCCGCCGCAAAGTGGCGGTGTGCGCCCATGTCTCTGCCGGACCCAGGCCACCGGCTGCAGAAACGCTGCCACCTGGACGTCCCCCACTTCGCGCACGCACTCTGGTGCTTGCATATAAATAGTAAGTGCACACCCGACTCGGCCACCAGAACCTGCACACGGATGCCCACCCACGGGTTGACGTCGCGGACAACTACACCGCGGGTGCCGGGCTGGGGTGCCGGCCTGTCCAAGCCTCGAACCCAGAACCAGTTGCTGGGGACTCCAGGCTCGGCTCCGTCTCACGCTCCCCAGGTCCGTCAGCTCCGAGACTGTGGCTCTCCGAGGGGGCAGCACCTGGCCTGGCACAGGGAGGTTAATCCTATGACGTCACTGccaacctccccacccccatgcccaTCCCTTCGGGTTCGCGCTGCCCCGAGCGGCTCAGCTCCTGGGGTTCTGCCGTCGCTCCCGGCCCTGCGTCCCGTCCCGGCTCTGGTTCCCTGCTGAGGCCTGCCGCGCGACGGGGACgcggaagggaaggaggagggggtcCTGCGTCAGCCTCGAGTCAGGGCCCCCGGGAAGGAGAGGGTGTCTGTGCCAGAGGATGGCCCTCGTCCCCGGTGCcggctcccacccccagccccgcaGCATGGGGGCTCTAGTCACCCTTGCAGCCAAGATCAGAGGCTTGCCCGGACTAAGGGGAGACGGACTCACGAGCAGGGGCGAGCGCTGAGGCTCCGGGCTTCCAGGCCACCGCCTGGCCCCGCCCCCGCaacgccccggccccgcccccttcccttcccgccccgccccgccccacctcCTGCTGCCTCCTCCGACTCCCTCCCGCGCCGCTAAGTTTCTTCGCTCGCCGCCTCGCTCAGAGCCGGGGCCGGGCCAGAGCGGCGCCCCGCTGCCCTGTCCCCGCGTGCAGACCCCgggcccggccccggccccccgcTAAGCCATGCTGTGCGGCCGCTGGAGGCGCTGCCGCCGCCCGCCCGAGGAGCCCCCGGTGGCCGCCCAGGTCGCAGCCCAAGTCGCGGCGCCGGTCGCTCTCCCGTCCCCGCCGACTCCCTCCGATGGCGGCACCAAGAGGCCCGGGCTGCGGGCGCTGAAGAAGATGGGTCAGTGACGGGCAGGGGGCGGTGGGGTGGGCGCGGACCGTTCCCAGAGGCCCAGTCTGGGGCGCTCCAGGGAGCAGTTCGTGGACTCCCCAGGCTGCACGGGGCTGGGAGGCTATGGCTAGGGGCGGAGGGCCAGCTCCCTCCAGCTGGGGGTCGCACCTGGGGTCATCCGAGGGTCCCGGGGCGAGCCGGGCGCCCAGGGTGTTCTTTGCTTCCCACCAGGGGGCGCTCGCGGGGCGTCTGAAGCGCGAATTCGGGCACGGGGCGCTGGTGGGGTCTCCAGGGAGAATGGAGCGGGAGAGGGAGGCTTGGGGTGTCCCTCGTCCGGCTCCCCAGCAGTATCTAGGTTCTGCCAGGGTGTCTCGGGGTCTTGGCAGCCCTTAGGAAGGATGCGAGTTTGCGGTCGGCCTCCGCAGAAGAGGCTGGCCTCCGCAGCAGCCCTCCAACCCGCGGCCCCACAGAGGCGGCCACAGCCACACTGCTCTGGCAGGACTGGTCTAACAGCCTACGTCCGACAGCCAAGGCTCTCACCTCAGATTTGGGGAAGTCAGTCGTGGAGAAGGAATGTAACTGTGGCTCACTGGAACATCACAGAGGCAGCTGGCACTGGGTGGGTTACACAGGTGGTGTCTTGCAATCTTCCTCGACTTCCTAGGTGGGAGGTGAATCCTCATttcacaagtgaggaaactgactCAGAGACGGCAAGGAATTTGCCTGTGACCACAGCCAACAAAGGGCAAAGTGTGACTGGCACCCTGGTGGTGCCCCACCACATGGGCCCTGGTACCCTCTCAGAGTCTGGGAAAAGTGGGACCCGCAGGGCAGTGGAGGGCTTGAATGAGAGGGTGTGTGCGAGAGTGTTGTCTGACGTGGAAGGGACCGCGCCACTGAAGTGCTGCGTTGGACCTGCCATTGGTAGAATAGTCAGTGATGGAGAGGCTAGGTGTGGAACTCCGGAACAGAAGGACAAGGCTGCCAGGGACCCCGTGTAGAACTTAGGGCAGAATTCAGGGGTCCTGATTGCCAGTTTTGCCTTCTTGTTACCTCGACTCGTTCCACCTGAGCGCTGACTATGTCTGGGTGCTGTGCCTGGCACTCTGGTTACTGAGACATAGGACACCATCTCTACCCTGCCATCCATTCAACTGTGCATGCATTGGACAAGCACTTATGCAGTGCCCATGGTATGGTACTATGGTACAAGCACTTGCGGAGTGCCTATGGTATGCTCCACCCTGGGGCTCTTGCATTAGAGAGCTGAGGTTCCAGCAGGGAGATCAGACAGTGAAACAAAGGAACAGGAccttgggggtgggggaacagGGGGCAGCACATGAGGGGCTGGGGAGCCAGCAGGCCCTGGCTGGCCCCAGCTGAGGAAGACGGGAGTGGCAAAGgggagaggctgggggtgggaggagctTCTCCAGGCCCTCCCTGGAGAGTCATGGACTTTATCTGGAGGGCATCAGGAGCCCCAGAAAGGGCTTGGGCAGGAGTGAGTGTGGAGAGTGGGGGGCAGGTTGGACGAAGGCAGGGGCGAAACAGGGAGACCcaaggagggaggctgaggagttAGTTGGGCAAGGGGTGGGGACCAGACTTGGGGGACACCCAGGATGGACCCCAGAACTCCCAGGAGATAGACTGGGCTGGACTCTGTGATCGACAGGTGTCATTCTCTGGGCTAAGAAATGGTGTGGTTTGGGGATGGCTGAGGGCAGCCCTGGGAGTCAGCCCTGGCAGGGTCATGGGTGCCGCGGAAGGGCTGAGGGGAGGCCCCGTGCCCATTGGCCTCTTCATCCCACACGTTTGCTGAGCGCCATTAGTGGGCCAGGGTgctgtgccaggggctggggctaCAGAGATGAGTA is a window encoding:
- the ACBD4 gene encoding acyl-CoA-binding domain-containing protein 4 isoform X9; the protein is MGTEKESPEPDCQKQFQAAVSVIQNLPKNGSYRPSYEEMLRFYSYYKQATMGPCLVPRPGFWDPIGRYKWDAWNSLGKMSREEAMSAYVTEMKLVAQKVIDTVPLGEVAEDMFGYFEPLYQVIPDMPRPPETFLRRVTGWKEQVVNGDVGAVSEPPCLPKELAPPSPASLWAVTLPTPPQSPIHPGTWTPRFSVIPWSSWSLSCSLTHLSRFGQSSGQHLEESVIPGTAPCPPQRKRPQPRPSARPWPLGLPGPALLFFLLWPFVVQWLFRMFRTQKR
- the ACBD4 gene encoding acyl-CoA-binding domain-containing protein 4 isoform X12, with the translated sequence MGTEKESPEPDCQKQFQAAVSVIQNLPKNGSYRPSYEEMLRFYSYYKQATMGPCLVPRPGFWDPIGRYKWDAWNSLGKMSREEAMSAYVTEMKLVAQKVIDTVPLGEVAEDMFGYFEPLYQVIPDMPRPPETFLRRVTGWKEQVVNGDVGAVSEPPCLPKELAPPSPESHSPRDLDSEVFCDSLEQLEPELLSDSSQQVWTEQRTASGGKRDPRNSPVPPTKKEAAAQAQCSAMAPWAPGARAALLPPVALRRPVALPNVSDPKEVTVSGGVSAAN